A genomic window from Archaeoglobus profundus DSM 5631 includes:
- a CDS encoding metallophosphoesterase family protein, which produces MRIVALGDIHNEDVTVPDGDLIVIAGDFTVEGPVEFAKKFLDKIEGRVLAIPGNMDPKGVLDILESRGVSIHRKTVEINGITFFGFGGSSTTPFNTPFEFDDEEIEKHISGFKADVAIFHDTPYGIFDWVGGKSVGSMAVRRWIESVKPKLVFCAHIHEHEGVAKLNDTLIVKIPPANKGRGVIVEFEDFSNVIVRFISLKP; this is translated from the coding sequence ATGAGAATCGTAGCGCTGGGAGACATTCACAACGAAGATGTTACAGTTCCAGATGGTGATTTAATTGTGATAGCTGGCGATTTTACAGTTGAAGGGCCAGTCGAGTTTGCCAAAAAGTTCTTGGATAAAATAGAAGGTAGAGTTTTGGCAATTCCGGGAAACATGGATCCAAAAGGGGTTTTAGATATCCTAGAATCTAGAGGAGTCTCAATACACAGAAAGACTGTTGAAATTAATGGGATAACATTCTTCGGATTTGGAGGTTCTTCTACCACACCATTTAACACACCGTTTGAATTCGATGATGAAGAGATTGAGAAACACATTTCGGGATTCAAAGCAGATGTAGCTATCTTTCACGACACACCTTATGGCATCTTTGACTGGGTTGGTGGCAAGAGTGTAGGCAGTATGGCTGTAAGGAGATGGATAGAAAGCGTTAAGCCGAAGCTGGTATTCTGTGCACATATTCATGAGCATGAAGGAGTTGCAAAACTCAACGATACTCTGATAGTCAAAATCCCCCCAGCAAATAAGGGTAGGGGAGTTATAGTCGAATTTGAAGATTTCAGCAACGTGATAGTTAGATTCATTAGTTTAAAGCCCTAA
- a CDS encoding zinc metalloprotease HtpX: protein MFLIFDPIYMMLAVLGYFLMLILASTVAPKVASKFAGKFSLYTSMVILAALIVFISSVTIYAILSLAGFYVSVLGLAVFILVINLLMYLVSPFMINLSYSARWDARLQEIVNDVAYRLGVKPPKAVVVRSPPNAFAYGNFITGKYVAVSDTLLQMLSRDELEAVIGHEIGHHKHRDNLVMLFFGLLPSVIFYLGYALIHASMRDDRRGAQLAIVGIAAVLISFIVQILVLAFSRLREYYADFEGVLATSKSAMQRSLAKIHLFYERYPSFMDRIAESKLKTLFIYALVNAVANPITSEIERLKRMEVSPLQEFLSTHPPIPKRLRFIESIEI, encoded by the coding sequence ATGTTCCTGATATTTGATCCAATATACATGATGCTGGCGGTGTTAGGATACTTCTTGATGCTAATCTTAGCGAGCACAGTAGCACCGAAAGTCGCGAGTAAATTTGCGGGTAAGTTTTCCCTATACACTTCGATGGTTATACTGGCTGCGCTTATCGTGTTCATATCTTCCGTAACTATCTACGCGATACTAAGTCTGGCTGGCTTCTACGTCAGTGTATTAGGTCTAGCTGTGTTTATCCTCGTAATAAATCTCCTGATGTACCTCGTATCTCCGTTCATGATTAACTTAAGTTACAGTGCTAGATGGGATGCCAGACTGCAAGAAATTGTGAACGACGTTGCATACAGGCTCGGTGTAAAGCCACCTAAGGCGGTTGTAGTAAGAAGTCCACCCAATGCGTTCGCTTACGGTAACTTCATAACGGGTAAATACGTAGCAGTATCGGATACACTGCTTCAAATGCTTTCAAGAGATGAGCTTGAAGCCGTTATAGGCCACGAAATAGGTCATCACAAGCACAGAGATAACCTAGTAATGTTGTTCTTCGGTTTATTACCGTCGGTAATCTTCTACTTGGGCTACGCACTCATACATGCAAGTATGAGAGACGATAGAAGGGGGGCACAACTAGCTATCGTTGGGATTGCTGCAGTGCTGATATCGTTCATAGTTCAGATACTAGTTCTGGCCTTCAGCAGACTCAGAGAGTACTATGCAGACTTTGAGGGAGTACTCGCCACGAGCAAATCGGCTATGCAGAGAAGCTTGGCTAAGATTCATCTGTTCTACGAAAGGTATCCGTCTTTCATGGATAGGATAGCTGAGAGTAAGCTGAAGACTTTGTTCATTTACGCACTTGTCAACGCCGTGGCCAATCCAATAACGAGCGAAATAGAGAGATTGAAGAGAATGGAGGTTTCTCCACTTCAGGAGTTCCTGTCAACTCATCCGCCAATTCCGAAGAGGTTGAGATTCATAGAAAGCATTGAAATCTAA
- a CDS encoding tRNA uridine(34) 5-carboxymethylaminomethyl modification radical SAM/GNAT enzyme Elp3: protein MNALIEIGKEILRIKPKSKEEVAKIKKVVSRRFKLPKIPSDAEILKAWKGRAGYEELRDLLRVKPVRTISGVAVVSVMSSPAPCPHGKCLMCPGGVERGTPQSYIGLEPAAQRGRQHHYHPFRQVYARLNELHELGHDVDKVEIIVMGGTFPARPREYKEWFMLGIFNALNAFGKKRFKFEKDLEKAKRKNERAKARCIGITFETRPDYAGEEHIIEMLRFGGTKVEIGVQSVYDDVLETIRRGHTVEDIVRATQLLKDSAFKVGYHVMPGLPNSNFERDLKMFRIIFEDERFKPDYLKIYPTLVVEGTELYKWYKKGLYKPYSTEEVVELIALAKRRFPVWVRVQRIQRDIPVDKAIGLDKGNIRQLVHAKLKELGYSCRCIRCREVGHKLRGKDVEELLKDAELVIRRYRASKGIEYFISYEIPSYDALIGFIRLRFPHKPFIKAIEDCALIRELHVYGRAVPIGVKEKGAFQHRGFGEKLLKTAEEIAKEKFDEIAVISGVGVREYYRKFGYRKRFEYMVKKL, encoded by the coding sequence ATGAACGCACTAATAGAGATAGGGAAGGAGATACTGAGGATTAAGCCTAAGAGCAAGGAGGAAGTTGCGAAGATAAAGAAAGTAGTCAGCCGAAGGTTCAAGCTACCTAAAATTCCTAGCGATGCCGAAATTCTCAAGGCTTGGAAGGGTAGAGCGGGTTACGAGGAGTTGAGAGATCTATTGAGGGTTAAACCAGTAAGAACGATTTCCGGTGTGGCTGTTGTGAGTGTGATGTCTTCTCCAGCTCCATGTCCTCATGGAAAGTGCTTGATGTGTCCCGGTGGAGTTGAGAGAGGTACGCCACAAAGCTATATTGGTTTGGAGCCTGCGGCACAGAGAGGGAGACAGCATCACTATCATCCGTTCAGGCAGGTTTATGCAAGGTTGAACGAGCTCCACGAGTTGGGGCACGATGTCGACAAGGTTGAGATAATCGTGATGGGTGGAACATTTCCAGCGAGACCTAGAGAATACAAGGAATGGTTCATGCTCGGAATCTTTAACGCCTTGAACGCTTTTGGAAAGAAGAGATTTAAGTTCGAGAAAGATTTAGAGAAGGCTAAGAGAAAGAATGAGAGGGCTAAAGCCAGATGTATCGGTATAACGTTCGAAACACGCCCAGATTATGCCGGAGAGGAACATATAATCGAGATGTTGAGATTTGGCGGAACTAAAGTTGAAATTGGTGTGCAAAGCGTTTACGATGATGTGCTTGAGACAATAAGGAGAGGACACACGGTTGAGGACATAGTTAGGGCTACTCAACTCTTGAAGGATTCCGCCTTCAAAGTTGGTTATCACGTAATGCCCGGTTTACCAAATTCAAATTTTGAAAGGGACCTAAAGATGTTCAGGATCATATTTGAAGATGAGAGATTCAAGCCAGATTACCTTAAGATTTACCCAACGCTGGTTGTTGAGGGAACGGAGCTTTACAAGTGGTATAAGAAGGGCTTATACAAGCCTTACAGCACGGAGGAGGTTGTAGAGCTTATAGCTTTAGCTAAAAGGCGTTTCCCAGTTTGGGTGAGAGTTCAGAGAATTCAGAGAGACATTCCAGTCGATAAAGCTATCGGATTGGATAAGGGAAACATAAGGCAGTTAGTTCATGCCAAGCTTAAGGAGTTGGGTTACAGCTGTAGATGCATAAGATGTAGGGAAGTTGGACACAAGCTGAGAGGTAAGGATGTTGAAGAATTGTTGAAAGATGCAGAGCTTGTGATTAGAAGATATAGGGCATCAAAGGGGATTGAATACTTTATATCCTATGAGATTCCAAGCTACGATGCTCTCATTGGATTCATCAGGCTGAGATTCCCGCATAAGCCTTTCATAAAGGCTATAGAGGACTGTGCACTAATAAGGGAGTTGCACGTTTACGGTAGGGCTGTTCCGATAGGTGTAAAGGAGAAAGGAGCATTCCAGCATCGAGGTTTTGGTGAGAAACTTCTTAAGACTGCTGAAGAGATTGCAAAAGAAAAGTTTGATGAGATTGCAGTTATAAGTGGTGTTGGAGTTAGAGAATACTACAGGAAGTTCGGATACAGAAAAAGGTTTGAGTATATGGTTAAAAAGCTGTGA